Sequence from the Natronomonas marina genome:
CTATCGAAGAACAGGAGGCCGTCGTTGACGACTGCGAGAGCGCACTCCAAGCTGCCAAGGAACGCGTCGAAGAGGTCGAATCTGTTCAGGGAACCGTTGAAGACGCGGTTGGGAAGTACGACACCATCAGCGAATTACGGACGACGATTGAGCAGGAGCAAAACACCATCCAACACGCTCGTGATCGGATTGACGATCTTAATAGTCAGATCGCTCGCCTGCAAGACGAGAAGGAAGATATCGAGGATCAACTTGGTGACGAGGATGCCGAGGATCTGCGCGAAGACTTAGAGCGCGTCAACACTCGGATCGAGCAGCGGCAGGAGACGCGTGACAAGTACCAAGAAGACCTGCAGGATATGCGTGACGAGCGTACACGGCTCGAAACAGAACTCGATTCGCTGCGACGGACGAAAGCGCAGATCGAGTTGTACGAGGACAAAGAGCAGTGGGCAAAGGAAGTTCATGATGAACTTGACGCGGTCATCTCAGTCTACGAAAGTACGAAGTCCGATCTCCGCGAGCAGTACCTCGCCTACATCAACGAGTACACCAACGACATCTTCAAAGAGATATACAAGAACAGCAGCTACCAGCAGGTCATCATCGAAGAGACGTACGACGACCGGCGAGACAGCTACGAATACGACATTCGGTTGCTCCGTGACGACGGGACGACCGAAGACCCGAGTAACGCGAGCGGCGGCGAGCGCGCTATCGTGAACCTCGCACTGCGTGCCGGAATCTACAAACTCATCGCCGAACTGCACGGCGGGAACCGCGGACAACTCCCACCGTTCATTCTCGACGAGCCGACGACGTTCCTCGACGAAGGGCACGTCGGGCAGCTCGAACAGATGCTGACGACCATCAAGGAATGGGATGTCCCGCAAATCATCGTCGTCTCCCACGATGAAGCTCTCATCCACGGAGCCGATCATGAATGCCACGTAACCATTGACGAGTCGGACAACACGAGCCAGATCACGATGCGCACAGCAGGGGCTGACTGATGGACACGAACGCACTCAGCATTGTCGAGGATATCTTCGACCACATCGATACGAACATCCCGCGCGATGTCGCCCTACAAGCAAACTATGCCCGTGGTCTCTTCGAGCACCTCTCGCGTGACGGTGGACGCGTCACCGCACTCGGGGAATCTGCCTACCAGAAAACGCGAATCGACGAACTCGGCACTTGGACGGGCGACCCGTGGGGAACGCCGACGTACGGGCTTGACGCCAGCACTACACGTCCGATAGAGTTCAACAATGGGCTCATCGTCGACACGGCGTACGCCAAGCTCGGCGTCGCCGGTGCTGGTACCGACAAGCGAATCGAAGAGACCGGGACGATCGAAACGGTCGTGTACCTCGCAGATAGCGAAAGTACGCTTCACGCCGAACAGTTTGAAGCCGACCGCGTCACCGGCGAAGTCGTCCAATTCCCACCGACCGACCGCTCGGCGACCCTTTCGAAATCAGTCGCCAGTGCCGCGCAAGGCCTCGCTGAAAGTACTCACGTCGCCGGTCATGTTGACGCGCTCGACGGCCTGCTGTTCATCGACGGCGCAGTCTACCCACTCGGCGTCCTCTACTGGGTACTCCTCGACCAAGTCGGCCGCACCACGCCCGCCGGCGCATGGGACAAACCCGATGAGATCATCCGGAACTACATCGACGTCATCGACACACAGTACGAGAAGGGCTATCCGGTCATCGGCGTTGTGAAGACCTCCACCATCAGTCAACTCCTCGACGCCTTGGACGCGAAACTCGCCACGAACCACGTGACGAACGACCACGGCGGCCGGCCCGACGTGCCGTGGACACGCGACCACCAATTCATTGCAGAGGTACTCCGTGACGATAGTCTCGAACACCTCACGTACACGTCCTGGTTCGTCCACAAACAAGCCCCCGTCGACGGACAATCGTTCGAACTCTTAGAACCGTACAGCGACGACTTAGCACACGGAGATCCCGCTGACTACCGGCGAGCGTTCTTCTACGTCCGGCTCCCAAAGACCGGTGATATACTCCGCGTGGAAACACCGCGGCTCATGATCGACGACGAGCAAACCCGCGACCAGATCCAGTACAAAGTCCTGAAAGAAATCGCACAGACCCAAGATGTCCCGCGAGCCGTCGGGCGAGCCGATCGGATCGCTAGGATCAGCCGCGATAACCGCGACACGATCCGGGACTTCCTCACCGCTGCCGATTACGCCCACGACTACAACTGGGACGGCCGCTGGAATGACATCGAACAAGCACCCGACACACAACTCCAACAATGAGCGATAACACCGACGACATCCTTGACCGCGATCCCGTCGCCGACGACGAAACTAGCACCGACACGGACACCGCCGACTCCAGCGATGACGAGGGGGCTACAACAGGTACGGAGACGAATGACCAGACGACAGTTCCGGAAACGACGGTTCCGAACTCGCTTACTGACGCCGACGAGGACGAACTCGGTCACGTCGTTGCCAGCGAAGAAATTCACGTCACACGCAGCGACTACAAAGTCAACGCCTTCGTGAAAACCAACTGCCGTGATAACGTCCGCGTCGGCGACTACGTCCAAATCCCATACCCCGTCTCAGATCCAACCGAGCAAGCCGACGAACTCTTCGCCGTCGTCGATGGACTCCGATACGAACCCTACACGGAACTCGACGACAAATCCGACACCCACAACCGGATCGCATCCGCCCACACCCTCGACGAAACAGAGTTCGTCCTCATCGCTGAACTCGAACCCATCGCCATCATCTCCTCGACCGACACCGGGCTCGAACGCAGTGTTGTCAACAAGATTCCGAAACCCAACACGCCCGTCGCGCTCTCCCTCGACGAGGAATACCTCCGCACCGGCCTCAACATCCCACAAGACGGCGTGTTCGCAGGCTACCTCTCCGTCGGTGGCGACCGCATGACTGTCGACGGCGACCCACTACCGTACTTCATCAACAACCCCGGGATCGACCCCGTTACCGAGGAAATCGAATCGGGCGAACCCGCCATTTTCCGACACACCCTCGTCGCCGGCTCCACCGGGAAAGGGAAAACGCACTTCACGAAAAACCTGCTCCGACAGTTCGCCACCGACAAGCGGTATCCGATTGAGAACCACCAAACTGGTGATACCGAGCGCAGCCGACTCAACCTCGTCATCCTTGACCCCGAAAACGAGTACTCCGAAATGCGGAACGACAACCCAGAAATCAACGAGGATGACATCAGTGGCGATATCGAGGTTGGCGGTATCGACAACTTCGAGACGTTCATCCCCGACATCGGGAAAACAAACGCCCCAAGTACCGGCGAGAGCCGGAACCTCACGATCCCCTTCTCGCTCGTCGAGCACCGCCCGCAGCTCCTCATGCCGTACAAACCAACGGAAGTCACACGCGGGGCCCTCGAAAACTGTATCCAAGCCTACTTTGACGATACTGATACGCCGACATACGACGGGTTCCTCCAGTACCTCCGCACCAACGAAGATTCAGAAAGTCCCCTCCGTCAGCGATACAACATCGAAGACGGCACGTGGAGCGCAATCATGCGTCGCGTCACCGACGCCGCCTACCGCGACGTCTTCGACCACGGCACAAACCCCCTCCCCGACGTGTCGAACGCCGTGTTCCGCGAAGGCCAGGTCACCGTCATCCCAACCAGCCACCTCCACGGCGCAAAAGAAGAACTCACCGTCCTCTCCATCCTCTCCTACATCATTGACAACAAAATCGACGACTACAACGTCGATCCCAACGTCAAAGACACCCCACTCCTCGTCGCCGTCGACGAAGCCCACAACTACGTCTCCGACCCCAACACCCTCCGCGAACAATACATCGTCAACCGCGCCCGCGACGCCGTCAAACAAGGCCGCAAAGACAAACTCGGCCTCTTCATGATCACCCAAAACCCCGAAGACATCGACGGCGACATCCTCAAACAAACCAACACCAACATCTTCCTTGGCCTCCGCGAAGAAGTCATCACCAAAGTCCCCTCCATCCCCCGCGGCTACGAACAAGACCTCCAAAAATACGGCAAAGGCCAAGCCGTCATCAAAGCCCCCGACGTCGAAGCGGTCGAAGTCAAAGGACTCCCCTACTGCCTCACCCAACACAGCAACTGAGGGTAGACAAATCGCTATTTAATGGGTAAAACTAAATGACTATTCTTCCACATTATGTAGCATGAACCGGGTTCCCGTCTCCTCAAGCAATCTCAGTAGTGTAGGATATGACGAGTCGAACCAAGTTCTAGAGATCGAGTTCCACGGTGGAAGAGTCTACCAGTATTTTGATGTTCCCAAACGAATCCACCAAGAACTTATGAACGCCAATTCGCACGGGAAATACTTCAACCGAAATATCGAAGATAAATATCGCTACGATCAGATCAAATGATGCGCAGCAATTTTGTGCGTGTCCAAGATTCTCGAATGGAGAGGGCAGAGCCGTGAGTGACGGACTGACTCACGTTTCACGACTCTCAGTTGAGAACATCGGGAAATTTGAGGATTTAACACTCCAGCTGACCCCATTTACACTCTTAGTGGGCCCTAACGACGCTGGAAAAACCACTCTCTTGGAGGCATTACAGACTGTATGCGATCATTCGAGTCTAGACATTAAGCAGATCCGGCGTGATGTGACACGAGACACCGGAAGAGCACCCGACGCCTCTATCGAGGCGATCATTGAAAACCCGCCAGACGACCTGGCAGATCGTACCAATCTTGAGGATGACGATGCTGCAGGGCTGAAGATCGAATGGGAAGTTACTGGAGATTCAGAAGAAGATGTCTATTTAGAGTCCCCAGACCACTATCTCAGAGAGCGGGTTCCCGAAGATGAACGGCTCCACGAATGGGACTATTTAGCGGACGAAGAACGAGAGATTCTGGATGCTTACGATATTGACCCGGGGAGTAACGCCGCTGAGCGGGAAGAACAGTTCGAGGAATTGAAGGCTGAAATCCTCAAAAATCCCGAAGACACCAGTCTTAATTGGGTCTCTTGTGGAACCAGAGAATTCGGTCGTTTAGCTCCAGCCAGTGAGCAAATCGATACCGAGGAGGTAGACAGTCCAATCAAGTTACTCTCAAAACTACTCCGTCAAGAGACCAGATCCTTCCTCTACGCGGAGGACGAGGATGGTGAAAAAACGGGAGTTGACGAGCTTGTCGAAATTGAAGAACAGGCGACGGATGCGCTTAACGAACGACTCGAAAGCCTTTCCGACAGGATGGAGCGATACCTCCCCGGCCTGGATCAGATTACGGTGGATCCCGATTGGAGTTTTGTCAACGGGGCAGATCTCTCCAATATCGTGCTTCGCCGAGACGGTGAACAGGTCCCGCTTCAAGAACTGGGTGGCGGAACTAATGCCCGTTCGGCCCTCTCGATGCTTGAATGGAGCGCAGAGGCCAACGAAGGAAAAGAATCCGTCATCCGGACGATGGACGAACCAGACCATCGACTCCATTTTGACGTCCAACGGAGGCTGATCAATCTTCTCCGGAGCGACATCTCAGATGAAGATAGTTATCTCTCCCAGTGTATCGTCTCGACTCATAGTTTGATTATGGTCGATGGGACTCCCTTACACGAAGTAGTATATCTCCCTGAAGAAGTGGATACAAACGACGAGCGAGCGCCGCTAGTTTCAAAGGACGAAGCAGAGGCTGAGGATTTCATGGGCAACATCATGGCAGGCCTGGGTCTTTCTGCTAGCTGGGTCTATCTTGAACGAGCGATGATTGTCGTAGAGGGAGCAACTGAACACAAATATATCGAAGAATTATACCACCAAGTCACCGGTAGCACCCTCGTAGAGGATGGCGTTCAAGTCTGGGATAGTCAGGGGTGTGGCCATATCGTAAAAACCCTTGAGCGTCTTCAGGACAGTGGGCGAGCACGAACGTTCGTTATCCTGGATTCCGACGCGAAAGAGCGGACCTATTCTGAGGATACTCTTGAAGACCATCTTGAAGATATGTACGAAGTCGGCGGTTCGGAACCAGAACTCGTCTGGATCGGTGACAAGGAACTTGAAGACACGTGGGAGAAGGACGACTTAGCCCGACTCGCTGAAGAACATTGGCCACGTGCAGATGGCAATGACTGGGATGAAATCCATTTCCAGTCAGTAGACGAGGCGGAAAAACCGAGTGGAGAAATCGTTGACATCATTCAAACTGGTTGCGCGCGGAATCTCCAAGACTGTCCCAGTGTGACTAAACCGAACATAGGGCTTAAGATGGGGAGATTAGACGACGTGGAACACCCATCCAAGATTGTCGATATTATGGAACATGTTCATGAATACTGTAGCCAGAACTGAAAGAGAAGCATAGGTTGTCTCGTCAACCGCAATACTTCGTGCTACTGTCGATCCAGTCTGTGAGCAAAATCCCACCACAGTATGTCGTCCGACTTGTTCGTCTGTGAGCGTCACCTCCGCTGCGTAATCTAGGTGCGGAGTTCTGCGGCCGCGATGATCGGCAACGCCGTCGTATAATTCCTCTTAGAAGATCGCATCAGCATCACTCTCTGTCCAGTTCGTATCGTAGCTTGAGAACACCGCGGCGTCGAAGACACAGGGGAGCACATCGGCTGTTGCACAGCCGTCTTGAACGATGTCCATGATGAAGTGGTAATACTCCGGGGTGCTGAGTCCTGACCCGGAAACGTGGTAGGGAAGATCGAAGTTCTTGTTCAGCCACTTCGTGATACGAGAGTCGAGTGAAATCTCGAACCTCGTTAGACCGAGAATCTGGAGGACGTTCCGCGCTTGCTTCGATCCCACTCTGTGGAGTCCATCACCACCGAGTCGCTCGGACAGGTAAGTCGCTGCTTCACGCTCCGTCCCCGGATCGCTAGCTTTCGGCTCTCGCGTTCGTGCCTCCCGTAACAGCTCTAGTTCACTCCACAGTTCGTCCCACCCTCCAGAGTCCAGACGTTCGAGATTCGTCTCACAGGCGTCACCGATGTTGTTGTAGTACCGAATCCCTCCGTGTTCTTCGAGCGTCTCAGAAACGAATCCACTGACGTCATCGACATCCCGACACTGATCGAGACTCACCGTCTGAATTTTGTTCTTCAGAAATTTGGAGACGTGACTGGCCGGCCCTGAGCGCTGCTGGGAGGTGAGCAGTGCTGCGAGATGGGCATTCCAGAACTGATCCGGAGTGATTTCGATCTCGGCATTGTTCACGTTCTGTTCCTGTCGTTTCTGCACAAATGGGTCGTCTTCTTGGTCAGCGATTATCTCAAGAACGTTGCCGATCTCCTCGTCCGAGAACGTCCATTCGACCTGAGCCATATGTATCCGTCATTTGCACTGCCGAAAACTCTGTTGAGGATGTTTCAACTCCAGTAGCGTGATTCCCACAGGAACTTTCTGCCTTCTCTGAGCAATCAGGTGTATGGAATCGGGAAAGAAATCGTTAGAAGAACTGACGACAGCAGGGGTATTCCACGTTCCGGAGTACCAGCGGTACTACTCGTGGACCAAGCCGGAATGGGACGACCTCTGGACTGACCTCTACACGCTACCTCCGGACAAACAGCACTACTTCGGGACGATCATCATCCAGAAGACGGACGAAACGGAAAGCGGCGGGAGTACTGGTGGATACGGCTCTTCCAGAGAGAAACCGATCAACCTCCTCATCGACGGCCAACAGCGCATCACATCGCTTGCGTTGTTGGTGCGCTCAATGACGGAGTGTCTGGAAGAGATCGCACCGGAGACGGATCACGAGGCCGAGATACTCAGCGACATCGAAGAGATGCGCGAGACGCTTCTTGTTGAGGACAACATCTACCAGCTCCAATTACTTGACGAGGAGGACAACAAGTATCTCGAATGGCTGCTTACCGGGCACGACGTTCACGAGCCAGAGCGCCCGTCTCAGCGGAAGATGATCGAGGCGAAGGAATACTTCGACGAGCAACTCGATAATCTCACTGCGTCCCCTGATGTTAATCCTGTAGACGTCGCCACCGAACTCAAGCAACTCTGGGAGACCATCCTCGAACTCGAACTGATGGTGTACGTCGTTGACGCAGCCAACCCGGAGAAGGCAACACTCATCTTCGACAGCGTCAACGACCGCGGCCGGTCACTCTCAACGTTCGACAAGACGAAGTCCTTCCTGATGCGGATGGCTTACCTCGCTGCTGACGACGAAGGTGAGGCCCAAGCCACCATTCGCCGCATTCGGCAGTCCTTCGGAGAGATGTACAACGACCACCAGACGATGCTGGAGTCACCGTACGTCACCGACATCAGCGACGATGCGGTCCAGCGGTACCACTTCATCTCGTACTTCGACTGGTCGAACTCCGACGAGTACAGCGATCCCGCCTTCCTCACCGAACTGAAAGAACACATTCGCACGCTTCGAAGGGAAGACCCTCAAGCGTGCTTGGAATACATCCGCGACTACACCAACAGCTTGGAGCGCGGGTTCAACGCGTTAGCGAAAGTACTCGACCGTACTGACGACGACGACATCTCGACGCTTGTCCAGCGGATACATCGCCTGCGTCATGCGACGAAGTTCTACCCGCTGCTCCTCAAAGCCTGGCCGAACCTCGATGAGGACGGGAGACAGGAACTTCTGAACGCGATTGAGACGTACATCTTCCGCGTCTACTCTATTGGGAACCATCGGAGCCACACTGGTGAATCCAGCCTCTACGTCCGCACTCGGAACCTCAGCAAGGACAGCCCTGCCGATGTCTGGGTGAGCAAAGTCGTCTCCCTGATGAATCGATACGAGGATGACTCGCAGTTCCGACGGTCACTGTCCGCTGCAGACCTCTTCTCGAAAGCAAGCTCACAGGATCTCCGGTACCTCTTCTACTTCTACAACGAACACCGAGCTGACGAGAAGAGTGAACGTGGGGGGCCGACGCTCTCGGAAGCAATGAGTAACGAATACACGGTCGAACACATCTGGCCACAGAGTCCTGACGAACTCCCGATCCAGGATGCCGGCGAGTATCCGAGTCCCGAAGCTCGGTATGATGCATATGTTCACCGGCTCGGGAACCTCACGTTGGCAAGCAGATCGTGGAACTCGAAGTGGGGGAACGCTGCGTTCGAGACAAAGCGCGACGAAGGGTACGTAGAGTCGAAGCTCTGGGTTCAGTGGGACATCCAGGACAACTACGACGAGTGGTCCGTCGAAAATATCGAGAACCGCGAGGAGGCGATAACCGCGTTTGTTCTCGAAGAATGGGAGACCCCTGAGACACGTCTTGGCGGCGTTGAAGAGCCTGCAGACGCCATTGACCGGCTGACGACGGAGGAACAGTTCGTCCTCAAGGCACTCCGCCAGAACACCGGCGGCGCGGTTCGCCGTGTTATCCACGGCGATGTGTGCGAACTCCCTGATTCACCGTTTAACGAACCTAATTCGAATGGGACAGAACGAAACGAGGTGGGTTCGATTCTGAGTCGCCTCCAGAACGTTGGTCTCGCTGAGCAGAACAAGCATACCTGGTCACCCACCGACGAGGCGCTTACCGTGGAGGCCCCCACCTAACGTTCGGTTTCTGCGAGCCGTCTAAACCTCGCACTCCGAGTTTTCGTTGGTGCCTATGAGCGGTGTGGTAGACTACGTGTATCGAAGATTGATTCCGCCCCGGACCGAGGACAGAGTGTGGAGAAACCGCGCGAGGAGGTAAAAGCCAACGCCGATGAACGTGCTGAAGCACCCGACTCTGCGGTATTAGCTCCTCCGGAAGAGTTACTCCGCGATGACTGAACACAGAACGCTTCCTTAGAGAGTTATAGGTCTATCTGGCTCTGTTGAAATCCTCACTAGCTACCAGGTTCTGGGAGAATCGGTCAGTACAGCGGGCGCATTTATCGGTGCAGGCTGTGTACGTTCTCCTGTATGCCTGAAGAAGTCCTGTTCAAATCAGAGAGCAACCAGAGTCGAGAAGAGATCGCATCGTACCCCCGGAAAGTCGCGGACAACCTCGAAAGCGGAGACCCCATCAACCTGAAAGCAGGCTCCGAGTCTGTAACACTGAACCCCCCTGCCCGGCCGACCTACGAGGTCAAAGCTGAACGCGAAGGTCCGGCTGGCAACATGACTGAACGCAGTATCGAGTTCGAGCTCGAATGGGACGAGAACGACGGTGGGGAAGGCACCAAAAGTGGTCAGTTAGAAATCGAGTAGTCACTCCGCACGCCTACCTAACGGGTGTTCCAGCGACGAGAGGGTCGAACGAATAGGATTTCAACAGGGCCATCCATCCTCGCATCGGATGCGATTTGTTCGTGTTGACAATCGTTCACTCGGACTCTCTAGCGCAGTCCGTTCTCGGCCTGCTCTGCGTCGCGTTGGTGGTTACTGCTCCTCCCGTAGTGCCGACTGGATCTCATCTCTTGTCTTTCCCAGTTTCCACCGGAGACGATCAAGCCCGTCTTCAACCGTGATCGGGTCAGCCTGTCCAACATCGTCAGATCGGTACACTGGCGTTATGTTGACCGTCTCCGTTACAACAGGGTCGTCCGTACGGATGTGGATGTCATACAGGATGCCAACCTGATCCCCATCCTTGATATCGATCACCGCTTCGGTGGCCGTGACGTCTTGCATCGGATCAAACATTGGTTTCCTTCGACCGTCAGTGTGGACGATGATCTCCATCGGGTGCATCTCCTCGTTCGGCAGTGGGTGGCTCAGCGTAATCGCAGCGATGCCATGGACTGACTTCTCGATCTCGTCGATAACCGCCTCAATCGGCTCTGATAATGTCCGTCCTTGTGCTGTCTGGTCGTCTTCGTTGCTACCGAGGTTGTTCTGTTGCATTTTTGGTATAAGAGGTTGGTAGGTTGGCCGGTGTTACTCTGCGGTGTTGACGTTCTCGATGAGATCAGCAAACTCCTCAAGGACTGTCTCTGAGTTGGCAGAGCGTTTCTCGCACCAGTCGAGGGCTTCTTCTTTCGTGAGCAACTCCAACGTTTCACCGTACGTTGTCCCATTTGGGGTCTGGTCGGCGTACTCCGTAGCCGCACCACCCTGACAATGCAGGAAGTACTCACCATTCGGATCCTTGTAGAGCGTTTCTGCGAGGGCGTAGAAGTCACCCTTGTCTACTATGGCTCCATGCTTGGCAATTCGTTCCGCACTGTTCGTGTCGTAGACCTTTCGGTCGATTATTTCTTGCATCGCATTTGGTAATAGCAGAGGGTTTTAAAAAAGAGTTAACCCAAGCCCTATGGGTGCTAACCAGCACAACAAGATATACATTCCTGCACCAAATACCACACGTATGAGTCCGAATCCCAAGGATTCTGGTCGTCATGGTGCTGAGGCAGTCGAAGCGCTTCGACAGACGAACGAGGAGAACTGGGCAGATCTCGCTGACAAAACAGCGCTTACACAACGCCAAATCGCAATGTGGGAGCTCGCCGTTCGCTATGACTTGAAACAGATGTACATCGCCAGAGAATACGGAATCAAAGAAAGCACCGTATCAAGACACGTTGAGCGAGTCCGCGAGAAGGCAGCCCAAGCTGACAAAAAAATCGAAGAGCTGAAAGACGAATTACAGCGATGGGAAGAGACAAAGACATATCTCGAAATCTAGTTCCCGGTAGTATCTCTCCAACCGTAGAGTATCGAGCGTTTGTTCCACTCTCTACGAGACGCCTCCACCTGGAAACACAATTTCCATCGGAATGTCCAGCACTGGATCTTCAGGAGGTCTGTCCCCGGTCTCAGGAAGCGCGGGATAGTCCGCCCGGCTGGCTCTCTCAGTCAGACCGATTTTCGCAGCAGTGCCAGCCAAGGCGGCCGCGTCAACGACATCGTCAATCCGACC
This genomic interval carries:
- a CDS encoding DNA double-strand break repair nuclease NurA yields the protein MDTNALSIVEDIFDHIDTNIPRDVALQANYARGLFEHLSRDGGRVTALGESAYQKTRIDELGTWTGDPWGTPTYGLDASTTRPIEFNNGLIVDTAYAKLGVAGAGTDKRIEETGTIETVVYLADSESTLHAEQFEADRVTGEVVQFPPTDRSATLSKSVASAAQGLAESTHVAGHVDALDGLLFIDGAVYPLGVLYWVLLDQVGRTTPAGAWDKPDEIIRNYIDVIDTQYEKGYPVIGVVKTSTISQLLDALDAKLATNHVTNDHGGRPDVPWTRDHQFIAEVLRDDSLEHLTYTSWFVHKQAPVDGQSFELLEPYSDDLAHGDPADYRRAFFYVRLPKTGDILRVETPRLMIDDEQTRDQIQYKVLKEIAQTQDVPRAVGRADRIARISRDNRDTIRDFLTAADYAHDYNWDGRWNDIEQAPDTQLQQ
- a CDS encoding ATP-binding protein, with protein sequence MSDNTDDILDRDPVADDETSTDTDTADSSDDEGATTGTETNDQTTVPETTVPNSLTDADEDELGHVVASEEIHVTRSDYKVNAFVKTNCRDNVRVGDYVQIPYPVSDPTEQADELFAVVDGLRYEPYTELDDKSDTHNRIASAHTLDETEFVLIAELEPIAIISSTDTGLERSVVNKIPKPNTPVALSLDEEYLRTGLNIPQDGVFAGYLSVGGDRMTVDGDPLPYFINNPGIDPVTEEIESGEPAIFRHTLVAGSTGKGKTHFTKNLLRQFATDKRYPIENHQTGDTERSRLNLVILDPENEYSEMRNDNPEINEDDISGDIEVGGIDNFETFIPDIGKTNAPSTGESRNLTIPFSLVEHRPQLLMPYKPTEVTRGALENCIQAYFDDTDTPTYDGFLQYLRTNEDSESPLRQRYNIEDGTWSAIMRRVTDAAYRDVFDHGTNPLPDVSNAVFREGQVTVIPTSHLHGAKEELTVLSILSYIIDNKIDDYNVDPNVKDTPLLVAVDEAHNYVSDPNTLREQYIVNRARDAVKQGRKDKLGLFMITQNPEDIDGDILKQTNTNIFLGLREEVITKVPSIPRGYEQDLQKYGKGQAVIKAPDVEAVEVKGLPYCLTQHSN
- a CDS encoding helix-turn-helix transcriptional regulator yields the protein MSPNPKDSGRHGAEAVEALRQTNEENWADLADKTALTQRQIAMWELAVRYDLKQMYIAREYGIKESTVSRHVERVREKAAQADKKIEELKDELQRWEETKTYLEI
- a CDS encoding amphi-Trp domain-containing protein — its product is MPEEVLFKSESNQSREEIASYPRKVADNLESGDPINLKAGSESVTLNPPARPTYEVKAEREGPAGNMTERSIEFELEWDENDGGEGTKSGQLEIE
- a CDS encoding ATP-dependent nuclease, translated to MSDGLTHVSRLSVENIGKFEDLTLQLTPFTLLVGPNDAGKTTLLEALQTVCDHSSLDIKQIRRDVTRDTGRAPDASIEAIIENPPDDLADRTNLEDDDAAGLKIEWEVTGDSEEDVYLESPDHYLRERVPEDERLHEWDYLADEEREILDAYDIDPGSNAAEREEQFEELKAEILKNPEDTSLNWVSCGTREFGRLAPASEQIDTEEVDSPIKLLSKLLRQETRSFLYAEDEDGEKTGVDELVEIEEQATDALNERLESLSDRMERYLPGLDQITVDPDWSFVNGADLSNIVLRRDGEQVPLQELGGGTNARSALSMLEWSAEANEGKESVIRTMDEPDHRLHFDVQRRLINLLRSDISDEDSYLSQCIVSTHSLIMVDGTPLHEVVYLPEEVDTNDERAPLVSKDEAEAEDFMGNIMAGLGLSASWVYLERAMIVVEGATEHKYIEELYHQVTGSTLVEDGVQVWDSQGCGHIVKTLERLQDSGRARTFVILDSDAKERTYSEDTLEDHLEDMYEVGGSEPELVWIGDKELEDTWEKDDLARLAEEHWPRADGNDWDEIHFQSVDEAEKPSGEIVDIIQTGCARNLQDCPSVTKPNIGLKMGRLDDVEHPSKIVDIMEHVHEYCSQN
- a CDS encoding DUF262 domain-containing protein — its product is MESGKKSLEELTTAGVFHVPEYQRYYSWTKPEWDDLWTDLYTLPPDKQHYFGTIIIQKTDETESGGSTGGYGSSREKPINLLIDGQQRITSLALLVRSMTECLEEIAPETDHEAEILSDIEEMRETLLVEDNIYQLQLLDEEDNKYLEWLLTGHDVHEPERPSQRKMIEAKEYFDEQLDNLTASPDVNPVDVATELKQLWETILELELMVYVVDAANPEKATLIFDSVNDRGRSLSTFDKTKSFLMRMAYLAADDEGEAQATIRRIRQSFGEMYNDHQTMLESPYVTDISDDAVQRYHFISYFDWSNSDEYSDPAFLTELKEHIRTLRREDPQACLEYIRDYTNSLERGFNALAKVLDRTDDDDISTLVQRIHRLRHATKFYPLLLKAWPNLDEDGRQELLNAIETYIFRVYSIGNHRSHTGESSLYVRTRNLSKDSPADVWVSKVVSLMNRYEDDSQFRRSLSAADLFSKASSQDLRYLFYFYNEHRADEKSERGGPTLSEAMSNEYTVEHIWPQSPDELPIQDAGEYPSPEARYDAYVHRLGNLTLASRSWNSKWGNAAFETKRDEGYVESKLWVQWDIQDNYDEWSVENIENREEAITAFVLEEWETPETRLGGVEEPADAIDRLTTEEQFVLKALRQNTGGAVRRVIHGDVCELPDSPFNEPNSNGTERNEVGSILSRLQNVGLAEQNKHTWSPTDEALTVEAPT
- a CDS encoding KTSC domain-containing protein, with protein sequence MNRVPVSSSNLSSVGYDESNQVLEIEFHGGRVYQYFDVPKRIHQELMNANSHGKYFNRNIEDKYRYDQIK